The Chitiniphilus purpureus sequence GCCACGTCCAGCACCAGATGCACCCGGCTGATCGCGCTGTCGTTGTTCACCGCATGTGGACGCGACAGATCGAGCATCCAGCATTCTCCAGGTGCCATCGGGACCGCTTCGCCATCGAGCAGGAATTCGACCGCGGGATCGGTACGCAGCGGAATGTGCAGGCGCACGTCGCCATCGGGTTGCCCAAGGTCCGGGTCCTGGTGCTCCAGGATCCTCGATCCCGGTGCCAGCAACAGCAACCGCGCGCTGCGCAATGGCGCCTCGATCCGCGCCAGCACTGCCTGCCATGCCGGAAAACGCAACAGCCAGCCGGTGGCGGCCACCGCTTCATCGCGTTGCGGCGGCGCCAATGGCGTCACCGCGGCCGGTGGGGCGATCAGCGCCACACCGCGCCATTCGCCCTGGTAGTCGCCGGTATTGAAATGCGCCGACCAGGCCTCGTCCGGCAGCTGGTCGAGCAGGCCCTGCAACAGGGCGACATCGAACGACACCGGCAGGCGGGCATAGGCGGGCAAGGACACGGTTGGATGACCTGACAGGAGCAGCGGGGATCAGCCCGCATTCTAGGGCGAAGCGCCCTGTGGGCGCATCTGCGCCGCACCAAGGCATGGCGGGCGGCGCATCAGCCCCTGGCGCAGGCCGCCGACCACGTCGCACAGCAAGCAGGCCTGCCGCCCCGCCGCGGCACGCAACGTGGCAGCGCCCGTACTCCCTGGCTGCGCCGTGGGCTTGGCGCAGCGCCCCGGCCCGGCCCATGACGTCGTTCTTACCAACGGTAGCCAGGCGCTTCCCGGCGTGGCTTGCCGCTCAGGATGGCCAAGGTTACAAAGCTTGCAGGTGCGCTCCGATGCACCGTGTGCTGCCCCCAACCACCCCAAAGGAGGATCCCGTGCCCCATCCCTCAGCCCTGCTGGCCGCCTTGGCCGCAAGTCTGGCCATCCACGCCCAGGCCGAGCCGCTCCAGCTCAAGCTTTCCGCCCCCACGCTCAACGCCAGCCTGCCCTCGGCCTCCGGCCTTGCCGTGCAGCAGGGGCGCCTCTTTGTGGTGGGTGACGACAGTCCGTGGCTGTTTTCGCTCGATGCCCAGTTCGCGATCACCGACCGCGTGCTGCTCAAGGACTACCCGGTTGGCCCGGATGGACGCATTCCCAAGGCGATCAAGCCCGACTACGAAGCAATGGCCGAGGTGGGCTGGCGCCGGCAGGACTGGTATGTGGTGCTGGGTTCGGGCTCGAAGGCGACGGTACGCGAGTGGGCCTATCTGCTCTCGACCGACGGCCACGTACGCCATGAGCGGCAGACGTCAGACCTGTATGCTCAGCTTTACCAGGCGGGCGGGCTCAGCGGGGAGCAGACGCTCAATCTGGAAGGGCTGGCCTTCGCCGGCAGACATGCATTCCTGCTCAACCGCGGCAATTCCGGCCCGAATCTGCTGTTCCGCGTCGACAAGGACGAACTGCTCGCCTACCTCGTGGGCGAGCGCGCCGTGCTGAACCGTATCGATGTCTACCCGGTGCGCATGCCGGCGATCGCGCAATTCGAAGCCGGCCTGTCCGGCGCCACCTACTGGGCCGAAGCCGACAGCCTGCTGCTGACGGCATCGGTGGAAGCCACCGGCGACGCCTATGGCGACGGCGCCATCCTGGGCAGCTTTGTCGGTGTGCTGCCGCTGTCCGAACTGCGGCCAGGCCGTACCCTCGTCCCGCGTACCGTGCCGCTGCAGCGTCAGGGGCAAACACTGATCACCAAGGTGGAGTCGGTGGCGGTGCTGAAGGCGGACGAGGAACGGGTCAGCGGCGTGCTGGCCAGCGACAACGACAATGGCACATCCGAGTTCTTCCGTTTCACGCTGACGCGGGACGACTGAAGCCTGCCACGGTGCCGCCGCGCCGCCGCATGACGCGGCGGCATCGGTGGCTACGGTTCGAGCACGTAGCGCCCCGGTGCCGGTTCCAGCGCCGGGTATTGCTCGCTGGCCAGCCGGGGCGCGACCTTGGGCCCGGCATGCGCGGCCAGCCACTGTACCCAGCTGGGCCACCAGGAGCCGGACTGCCGCGTCTGCCCGGCCTTCCAACCCTCATCGGCCATGCCCCGTGTCACCGGCCCCTGCCAGTAGCTGCGCTTGGAATCCGGGCGCGGCGGATTGATGATGCCCAGGATATGGCCGGAGGTGGACAGCGTGAAGGTGATGGGTCCGCTGGCGCGCTCGGTCAGCTTCCAGGTCTGCTTCCACGGTGCGATATGGTCTTCCTCGGTGCTGACCATGAACATCGGCGTGCGGATGCGACCCAGGTCGATCGGCTCACCGGCGATGGTCAACGCATCGGGCCGCATCAGCCGGTTGTTGAAATAGAACTCGCGCAGATAATAGCAGTGCATCTTCTCGGGCATGCGCGTGGTGTCCATGTTCCAGAACAGCACATCGAATGGCTGCGGCGTCTCACCGAGCAGGTAGTTGCCGACCCAGTAGTTCCAGATCAGGCTGTTGGGGCGCAGCATGCGAAAGCTCGCCGCCATTTCCTTGCCATCCAGATACCCTTTGCGCCGGATGGTGTTCTCGACGAACGACAGCCCTTCCTCGTCCAGGAACACCTCGATATCGCCCGGCCATGAAAAATCGGTCAAGGCGGTCAGCAGGGTTGCACTCGCCACCGTTTCAGCCTGCCCCCGCCGGGCGAGCCAGGCCAGGTACACGGCGACCAGCGTGCCGCCGATGCAATAGCCGGCCAGGTTGACGCTGTCGCTGCCTGAGATTTCGCGCGCCACCTCGACGATGCGTGCCACGCCGTCGGTCACATAGTCGTCGAAGGACACGTCGCGCGCCTCCGGGCCCGGGTTCTTCCAGCTGGTGATGAACACCGAATGCCCCTGGTCGACCAGATACTTCACCAGGCTCTTGCGGCTGTCCAGGTCGAGCACGTAGTACTTGTTGATCCAGGGCGACACCAGCACGATGGGCTTCTGGTGCACCTCGGCAGTGGTGGGCTGGTAGTGGATCACCTCCAAGAGCGCGTTGCGATAGACGACGGCACCGGGGGTGGTGGCAAGGTTCTCGCCCACCTTGAACGCCCGCATGTCGGTCATGGCGATGTCGCCGCTGGCCACATCGCGCGCGTAGTTGAGCAAGCCGAAGTAGAGGCTTTCGCCGCGCGTGGCGAGCGCGCGCGCCTGGGCCACCGGATTGAGCGCGAAGAAATTGGTCGGTGCGACCGCGTTCAGATACTGGCGCAGCCAGAACGCCGCGCGTGCGCAATCCTCGTCGTCCAGCCCAGGCGTGGCGTACAGTGCGGTCTGCAGCCAACGGGTGTTGAACAGATACCATTCCTTGATGCTGTCCCAGACGGGCGAATCGCGCCAGATCGGGTCGGCAAAACGGGTATCGTCTGGATGGGCGGGAAAGAGATCGGTATCCGGCGCGCCCACGAAACGGTGCGCGCTGAAGGTGGCCCAACGCGTGTAGTCGCTCAGCCAGTCGCCCAGCGTCAGCGCCAGTTGATTGGGATGGGAAAGCCAAGCCTGCCACGCATCCTGCGTCGTCTCCCCAAGACCGAACGGGTCGAAGGTCTGGCGCAGACTATGCTGCAATGCGTCGTAACGTGTGCGTTGCTCGGCGAAGAAATTGGGCTGCATGACCATGGGCTGCTCCCGGATTGGCAGGGGGATAACCCAGCTTACGCTGCGTTGCACCATGCCTCAACCTGAGCATTTCCCTAGCCGGATGCGTACGCACGCGCCTGGGCAAGATCGTCCGGTGTACCCACGTTGATCCACAGGCCGTCGAACCGCTCGCCGCCAACCCGTCCGGCGCGTGCTGCATCCGCCAGGATCGGGCCAAGCCTGGCCACCGTCCTCGGCGCCACCTGGGCGACCAGCCCGGGGCGGCACAATGCGATATTGGCGTAACACAGCCGGGGTTCGGCATCCGGTGCGATCAAGCCGTCGATCAGCGCAAAATCGCCGTGCGGGTGATAGGGTGGGTTGTCCACCATCACCAGATGCGCCAGGGTCCGCGGCGCCATGCGTGATGCCAGCGCGCGTAACCGGCCGAAATCATAGTCGCAGTACAGATCGCCGCTCACCAGCACGAAGGGTTCGCTCCCCAGCAGCGGCAACGCCTGGGCAATGCCGCCAGCGGTCTCGAGCGCCTGGCCTTCGGCCGAGTAGGCGATGCGTACGCCATATCCGCGCCCGTCGCCCAGCCGTGCCTCGAACAGATGGCCAAGCCAGGCATGGTTGATGACCACGTCGGTGATGCCGGCAGCAGCAAGCCGCCGCAGGTGCCAACCGATCAACGGCAGGCCACCCACTTCGAGCAATGGCTTGGGGCAGGTATCGGTCAACGGCCGCATCCGTTCGCCACGGCCGGCGGCAAGAATCATTGCTTTCATCGCAATCCACAATCCAGGCGCGCCGGCGCCACGGGGTCAGAAGGTATACGCAACCGTTTCACGCTCGCCGTGCAGATCCAGCAGCAACCGGCCCAGCGGGGTCAGTTCGCTGTAGCGGCGACAGACGCTTTTGACATACTCGAGCACCCGCGGCATGTCGGCGAGGTAGCGTGCCTTGCCGTCGCGGTGGTGCAGCCGGGCAAACAGGCCCAGCACCTTGAGATGGCGCTGCAGCCCCTGCCACTCGAACGCACTGTAGAAGTCGCTGAAATCGGGATGCACCGGCACGCCGGCGGCGCGCGCCGCCTCCCAGTAGCGGATCGCCAGATCCAGCACGAAGGCTTCGTCCCACGCCACATAGGCATCGCGCAGCAGCGACACCAGGTCGTAGCTGACCGGGCCATGCACTGCATCCTGGAAATCCAGCAGCGCCAGGTCGCCATCGACCACCATCAGGTTGCGCGAATGGTAGTCGCGATGCATGAACACGGTGGGCTGGGTCAGGTTGCGCGCGACGATCAACGCCGTGCTGCGCTCCCACAGCGCCTGTTGGCCGGCATCGAGCTGCCGCCCCAGGTGCACGCCCAGATACCATTCGCGCCCGATTTCCATCTCGCGCTGCTGGAACGTCCCGTCGAAACGCGGCAGATGCGCCGCGGCCAGGCCCGCCTGCATCGCAACAAGGTTGGCGATGGCCTTCAGATACCAGGCCTTGGCCGTCCCGGCATCGCACAGGAGCGGCGCCAGTTCCTGGGTACCCAGGTCCTCGAGCAGCACCAGGCCAAGCTCAGGCGCCTGGGCCAACACCTGGGGCACGCGCACGCCTGCCGCGACCAATTCGGCCTGACGTGCCAGGAACGGGCGCGCATCGAACAGCGCCGGATCGGCGTCCATCACCATCAGGCTGCGTTCGGGCCAGCGGGCGCGCCAATATTGGCGCACGCTCGCGTCCGAGCCACCCGGTTCAAGCGTGGCGGGCGCGCTGCCGGCAACCTTTTCGAGCCAGGCCGCGATGGCGGCATGCCGGCCGTTGGGGCCGGCGGAATTCACGTTGGTCTGCTGCATGGCGGGCGGAACAAATGGGGTAGAATCCGCGAATTCTATCAGCTGCCCGCTCCATGTTCGTCTTCCCGCCGTCCAGACTCTCTGCTCTTACGCTTGCGTTGCTGGCGGCGCACGCCACGGCCGAGGAAGTATCCGAACCGGTGGTGCAGCTCGAAGCCGACCAGGTGACAGGACGCGCCCAGGCGCATACCGAGGCACGCGGGGACGTGATCATCACCCGCGAGACCACCGAGGTGCGCTCCGAATGGGCGCAGTACGACGCGGCCAGCGAACACCTCAAGGCGGGTGACGATGTCCGGATGACGCGCGAAGGCGATGTGCTGACCGGGCGCAACCTCGACTACTTCCTCGGCACGCGCCGCGGCACGCTGGATACGGCCGACTACCGCGCCGCGCAGGGGCTGGCCCGTGCCGACGCGGTCAAGCTGCTGTTCGACGGGCCGGACCGTTATGTGCTGAAGCAGGCGCGCTTCACCACCTGCCCGGTGGACAACGATGACTGGTATCTGCACGCCGGCACGCTGTCGCTGGACTACACCACCAACATGGGTGTGGCGCGCAATTCGTGGGTGGAATTCCACGGCGTGCCCATCCTGTACTCGCCGTGGATCAACTTCCCGCTCTCGGGCAACCGGCAGACCGGGTTCCTGCCCCCCACCTTCTCGTTCGACAACCGCAGCGGCGCCGACATCCAGACGCCGTTCTACTGGAACATCGCCCCGAACTACGACGCCACCTTCTACCCGCGCTACCTCGCGCAGCGCGGCGCGATGTTCGGCGCCGAATTCCGCTATCTGCAGCCGGGCTACTCGGGCGAGGTGCGCGGCGAATACATCAACGACCAGGAAGCGGACCGGAGCCGCTACAGCCTGCAGCTGG is a genomic window containing:
- a CDS encoding aminoglycoside phosphotransferase family protein translates to MNSAGPNGRHAAIAAWLEKVAGSAPATLEPGGSDASVRQYWRARWPERSLMVMDADPALFDARPFLARQAELVAAGVRVPQVLAQAPELGLVLLEDLGTQELAPLLCDAGTAKAWYLKAIANLVAMQAGLAAAHLPRFDGTFQQREMEIGREWYLGVHLGRQLDAGQQALWERSTALIVARNLTQPTVFMHRDYHSRNLMVVDGDLALLDFQDAVHGPVSYDLVSLLRDAYVAWDEAFVLDLAIRYWEAARAAGVPVHPDFSDFYSAFEWQGLQRHLKVLGLFARLHHRDGKARYLADMPRVLEYVKSVCRRYSELTPLGRLLLDLHGERETVAYTF
- a CDS encoding PHA/PHB synthase family protein, with protein sequence MVMQPNFFAEQRTRYDALQHSLRQTFDPFGLGETTQDAWQAWLSHPNQLALTLGDWLSDYTRWATFSAHRFVGAPDTDLFPAHPDDTRFADPIWRDSPVWDSIKEWYLFNTRWLQTALYATPGLDDEDCARAAFWLRQYLNAVAPTNFFALNPVAQARALATRGESLYFGLLNYARDVASGDIAMTDMRAFKVGENLATTPGAVVYRNALLEVIHYQPTTAEVHQKPIVLVSPWINKYYVLDLDSRKSLVKYLVDQGHSVFITSWKNPGPEARDVSFDDYVTDGVARIVEVAREISGSDSVNLAGYCIGGTLVAVYLAWLARRGQAETVASATLLTALTDFSWPGDIEVFLDEEGLSFVENTIRRKGYLDGKEMAASFRMLRPNSLIWNYWVGNYLLGETPQPFDVLFWNMDTTRMPEKMHCYYLREFYFNNRLMRPDALTIAGEPIDLGRIRTPMFMVSTEEDHIAPWKQTWKLTERASGPITFTLSTSGHILGIINPPRPDSKRSYWQGPVTRGMADEGWKAGQTRQSGSWWPSWVQWLAAHAGPKVAPRLASEQYPALEPAPGRYVLEP
- the murU gene encoding N-acetylmuramate alpha-1-phosphate uridylyltransferase MurU, which translates into the protein MKAMILAAGRGERMRPLTDTCPKPLLEVGGLPLIGWHLRRLAAAGITDVVINHAWLGHLFEARLGDGRGYGVRIAYSAEGQALETAGGIAQALPLLGSEPFVLVSGDLYCDYDFGRLRALASRMAPRTLAHLVMVDNPPYHPHGDFALIDGLIAPDAEPRLCYANIALCRPGLVAQVAPRTVARLGPILADAARAGRVGGERFDGLWINVGTPDDLAQARAYASG
- a CDS encoding aspartyl/asparaginyl beta-hydroxylase domain-containing protein, producing MSLPAYARLPVSFDVALLQGLLDQLPDEAWSAHFNTGDYQGEWRGVALIAPPAAVTPLAPPQRDEAVAATGWLLRFPAWQAVLARIEAPLRSARLLLLAPGSRILEHQDPDLGQPDGDVRLHIPLRTDPAVEFLLDGEAVPMAPGECWMLDLSRPHAVNNDSAISRVHLVLDVARNEWLMDAIAQGLADTPSARPGRGAAAFEQLRTLIHADPALVMRLGALVAPEAFTTELLRLALEHGLVLDAHDVARARRRGKQAWLQQWRA
- a CDS encoding DUF6929 family protein, translating into MPHPSALLAALAASLAIHAQAEPLQLKLSAPTLNASLPSASGLAVQQGRLFVVGDDSPWLFSLDAQFAITDRVLLKDYPVGPDGRIPKAIKPDYEAMAEVGWRRQDWYVVLGSGSKATVREWAYLLSTDGHVRHERQTSDLYAQLYQAGGLSGEQTLNLEGLAFAGRHAFLLNRGNSGPNLLFRVDKDELLAYLVGERAVLNRIDVYPVRMPAIAQFEAGLSGATYWAEADSLLLTASVEATGDAYGDGAILGSFVGVLPLSELRPGRTLVPRTVPLQRQGQTLITKVESVAVLKADEERVSGVLASDNDNGTSEFFRFTLTRDD